The Mesorhizobium loti genome includes a region encoding these proteins:
- a CDS encoding TonB-dependent siderophore receptor: MITGRGPLWQDGVARKRLLIATVALPALLGCGHAAAQDTAITLDPINVQERVESAFGPVKGYVATKGSTGTKTDTPLIETPQSISVITKDQMEAQAVDSLNSALRYTPGATGNLYGTDNRGLGLQLRGISNANGVFYKDGLQLKESNFTLFTALDSYGAERYEVLRGPASVLYGQASPGGIINYVSKRPTEENLREVEFGGGSFNRYEGKFDFSGAVNADKSLLFRLTGAAHMGDTQTDFVKDDRIFIAPAITWQPDADTSLTILANYQRDRSGWAMQYLPAQGTVTPARNGQTLPNSRFVGEPGFDSYNNDQASIGYEFEHRFNETWQVRQHARYVYLTHTEEGVFGGGLVNDAANPGDLDYGAYSRYADAGGTKLSGVTIDNQAQADFDTGPLAHTLLMGLDYKRYTYRDYASEGTVDPIDIFNPVYGSPVTGLTPYTDTDTTQQQVGLYAQDQVKLGNWRLTLGGRQDWSDSKVYDNLAGDFLAPQKDNAFTSRAGLVYLADNGLAPYVSYSESFQPVAGADSDGNLFVPETGRQYEIGLKYQPVGWNSFVTVSAFDLTRQNVVRYGNEGRPDDMFQTGEIRSRGIELEAVASLDSGLDLRAAYTYLDTRITKATSVVDDNGSSVSNEGNTPFGVPKHSASLWANYTIGGGRLEGLGLGAGVRYVGSTFGDDDNSFKVPSVVLADAAMHYTWQNATLSLNVSNLFDKRYVASCFSSGFGCFYGEGRRINGSVKYTW, encoded by the coding sequence ATGATCACTGGACGGGGACCACTTTGGCAGGACGGGGTTGCGCGCAAGCGCCTGCTGATCGCAACCGTGGCGCTGCCGGCCCTGCTTGGCTGCGGCCATGCAGCGGCCCAGGACACGGCGATAACGCTCGATCCGATCAACGTCCAGGAGCGTGTCGAGAGCGCCTTTGGACCGGTCAAGGGCTACGTCGCCACCAAGGGCTCCACCGGCACCAAGACCGACACGCCGCTGATCGAGACGCCGCAGTCCATATCAGTCATCACCAAGGACCAGATGGAAGCGCAGGCCGTCGACAGCCTGAACAGCGCGCTGCGCTACACGCCCGGCGCCACCGGCAATCTCTACGGCACCGACAATCGTGGCCTTGGCCTGCAGTTGCGTGGCATTTCGAACGCCAATGGCGTCTTCTACAAGGACGGGCTGCAGCTCAAGGAGAGCAATTTCACACTGTTCACCGCGCTCGATTCCTATGGCGCGGAACGTTACGAGGTGCTGCGCGGACCTGCGTCGGTGCTTTACGGCCAGGCCAGCCCCGGCGGTATCATCAACTATGTCAGCAAACGCCCGACCGAGGAGAACCTGCGGGAGGTCGAATTCGGTGGCGGCAGCTTCAACCGGTATGAAGGGAAGTTCGATTTCAGCGGCGCCGTCAATGCCGACAAGTCGCTGCTGTTTCGTCTCACAGGTGCTGCGCATATGGGTGATACGCAGACCGACTTCGTCAAGGACGACCGCATCTTCATCGCCCCGGCGATCACCTGGCAGCCTGACGCCGACACCAGCCTGACCATCCTGGCCAACTACCAGCGCGACCGCTCTGGATGGGCGATGCAGTATCTGCCGGCGCAAGGCACGGTGACGCCGGCAAGGAACGGCCAGACATTGCCCAACAGCCGGTTTGTCGGCGAACCGGGTTTTGACTCCTACAACAACGACCAGGCGTCGATCGGCTACGAGTTCGAACACCGTTTCAACGAGACCTGGCAGGTTCGCCAGCACGCCCGCTACGTCTATCTCACCCACACCGAGGAAGGCGTCTTCGGTGGCGGACTGGTGAATGACGCGGCTAACCCTGGCGACTTGGACTACGGAGCCTATTCCCGTTATGCCGACGCCGGCGGCACCAAACTCAGCGGCGTGACCATCGACAACCAGGCGCAGGCCGATTTCGACACCGGACCGCTCGCCCACACGCTGCTGATGGGTCTCGACTACAAGCGCTACACCTACCGCGACTATGCCTCGGAGGGGACGGTCGATCCGATCGACATCTTCAACCCGGTCTATGGCAGCCCGGTGACCGGTCTGACGCCCTACACCGATACCGACACCACCCAGCAGCAGGTCGGCCTCTATGCGCAGGACCAGGTCAAGCTGGGCAACTGGCGGCTGACGCTGGGTGGCCGCCAGGATTGGTCGGATTCGAAGGTCTACGACAATCTGGCCGGCGATTTCCTGGCCCCGCAGAAGGACAACGCCTTCACCAGCCGCGCCGGCCTGGTCTATCTCGCCGACAACGGCCTGGCGCCTTATGTCAGCTACTCCGAATCGTTCCAGCCGGTGGCCGGAGCCGACAGCGACGGCAATTTGTTCGTGCCCGAGACCGGCAGGCAGTACGAGATCGGGCTGAAATACCAGCCCGTCGGCTGGAACTCCTTCGTCACCGTCTCGGCCTTTGACCTGACCCGGCAGAATGTCGTGCGCTACGGCAATGAGGGCCGGCCCGACGACATGTTCCAGACCGGCGAGATCCGCTCGCGCGGCATCGAGCTCGAAGCCGTCGCCAGCCTCGATTCCGGCCTCGACCTGAGAGCGGCCTACACCTATCTCGACACCAGGATCACCAAGGCGACCTCTGTTGTTGATGATAATGGGAGTTCGGTCAGCAATGAGGGCAACACGCCCTTCGGCGTGCCGAAGCATTCCGCGTCGCTGTGGGCGAATTACACCATCGGCGGCGGCCGCCTGGAGGGGCTAGGCCTCGGCGCCGGCGTCCGCTACGTCGGCTCGACCTTCGGCGACGACGACAACAGCTTCAAGGTGCCGTCCGTCGTGCTTGCCGATGCGGCGATGCATTACACCTGGCAGAACGCCACGCTCAGCCTCAATGTCAGCAATCTGTTCGACAAGCGCTACGTCGCCTCCTGCTTCTCCTCGGGCTTCGGCTGCTTCTATGGCGAAGGCCGCAGGATCAACGGCTCGGTGAAATACACATGGTGA
- a CDS encoding ABC transporter substrate-binding protein, with translation MAPLTRRQCLAGLAATGLALPGGMARAAAPARIVCLEWTSAEMVVSLGLSPLAVGDIRGYGDWVQGPALPQATIDLGSRSEPNLELLRDLRPDLIVGAYGYGLDESSFTRLAPTFNVPFYSGKAAPYPQAQQVTLQLGDMLGRRTEAENLVERIEASIAQARATLERAAQEPLCVVSMFDDRHVRIYGAGSLLQDVVDRLGLVNAWTGATNEWGFSTVGIEELVAVGEAQLISLDPIPPHIRIRIARSSLWANLPCVRNGRVRTIPPVWPFGGLAAAGRFAEFMAAA, from the coding sequence ATCGCGCCGCTGACACGGCGCCAATGTCTTGCCGGCCTGGCGGCAACGGGTCTCGCTTTGCCGGGCGGCATGGCACGCGCCGCTGCACCGGCCCGCATCGTCTGCCTGGAATGGACATCAGCCGAAATGGTGGTCTCGCTCGGCCTCTCGCCGCTCGCCGTCGGCGACATCAGGGGTTATGGCGACTGGGTGCAGGGTCCGGCGTTGCCGCAAGCCACCATCGATTTGGGGTCACGCAGCGAACCCAATCTCGAGTTGCTCCGGGATTTGCGGCCCGACCTGATCGTCGGCGCCTATGGCTATGGCCTCGACGAGAGCAGCTTCACCAGGCTGGCGCCGACCTTCAACGTGCCGTTCTACAGCGGCAAGGCCGCACCCTACCCGCAAGCGCAACAGGTGACGCTGCAGCTCGGCGACATGCTTGGCCGCAGGACGGAAGCAGAAAACCTTGTCGAGCGCATCGAAGCCTCGATCGCGCAAGCCCGCGCCACGCTGGAGCGGGCGGCGCAAGAACCGCTCTGCGTCGTCAGCATGTTCGACGACCGCCATGTCCGCATCTACGGCGCGGGCAGCCTGCTGCAGGATGTCGTCGACCGGCTCGGCCTCGTCAATGCCTGGACCGGCGCCACCAATGAATGGGGCTTTTCGACGGTCGGCATCGAGGAACTGGTCGCCGTCGGCGAGGCGCAACTGATCTCGCTCGACCCGATCCCGCCGCACATCAGGATCAGGATCGCCCGCAGTTCACTCTGGGCCAATCTGCCTTGCGTCCGGAACGGCCGGGTGCGGACCATCCCGCCGGTCTGGCCGTTCGGCGGTCTTGCCGCCGCCGGGCGTTTCGCCGAATTCATGGCAGCGGCATGA
- a CDS encoding ATP-binding cassette domain-containing protein, which produces MAGIDAQTAFHIDAVRFAVGERTLLGPVSLELQRSRVYGLIGHNGSGKSTLIKLMARQQPASSGAITFARRPLPQWGARELARALAYLPQTTPAATGLTVRELATLGRYPWHGALGRFRAEDRQHVDEALALTDMDGFADRLVDELSGGERQRAWLAMLVAQNAGVMLLDEPISALDIAHQVEVLGLVRDLSRKRDLCVVVVLHDPNMAARYCDELIALKDGKLLTRGTPGEIMRSDVLKGIFGVEMGVFAHPVTGQPVGYVQ; this is translated from the coding sequence GTGGCTGGAATTGATGCCCAGACTGCCTTCCATATCGACGCGGTGCGCTTCGCCGTCGGTGAGCGGACGCTGCTCGGTCCGGTTTCGCTCGAACTGCAGCGCTCACGCGTCTACGGGCTGATCGGCCACAATGGTTCTGGCAAGTCGACGCTGATCAAGCTGATGGCGCGCCAGCAGCCGGCAAGCTCAGGCGCCATCACCTTCGCCAGGCGCCCGCTGCCGCAATGGGGCGCCCGCGAACTTGCCCGCGCGCTTGCCTATCTGCCGCAGACGACGCCGGCGGCGACCGGTCTCACCGTGCGCGAACTGGCGACGCTCGGGCGCTATCCCTGGCATGGCGCGCTTGGCCGTTTCCGCGCGGAGGACAGGCAGCATGTCGACGAGGCGCTGGCCCTGACCGACATGGACGGATTTGCCGACCGGCTGGTGGACGAATTGTCTGGCGGCGAACGCCAGCGCGCCTGGCTCGCCATGCTGGTGGCGCAGAACGCCGGCGTCATGCTGCTCGACGAGCCGATCTCGGCGCTCGACATCGCCCATCAGGTCGAGGTGCTCGGGCTGGTCAGGGATCTCAGCCGCAAACGCGACCTCTGCGTCGTCGTCGTGCTGCACGATCCCAACATGGCGGCTCGCTACTGCGACGAGCTGATCGCGCTCAAGGACGGCAAGCTGCTGACGCGCGGCACGCCCGGCGAGATCATGCGCAGCGATGTGCTGAAAGGCATTTTCGGCGTCGAGATGGGTGTGTTCGCGCACCCCGTCACCGGCCAGCCTGTCGGCTATGTGCAGTGA